In Nocardioides sp. W7, the genomic stretch TGATGTCGGCCGGGCCGGTGATCAGCGGCATCGGGGTCATCACCTCGTCGACCTTGGTGGTCGCCCACTCGGCGACCGGCGTGAAGCGGAGGTCGCGGTTGGTGATGATGCCGATCAGGCGGTTCTCGAGGTCGACGACCGGGAAGCCCGAGATGCGGTACTCGCCGGCCAACTGGTCGAGCTGCTCCAGGGTCGCGTCGGGCCCGATGGTGACCGGGTTCGAGATGATCCCCGTCTGGGTCCGCTTCACCAGGTCGACCTGGTAGGCCTGGTCCTCGATCGACAGGTTGCGGTGCAACACGCCGAGGCCGCCCTGCCGGGCCATCGCGATCGCCATCCGCGACTCGGTCACGGTGTCCATCGCGGCGCTGACCAGCGGCACCTTGAGCGAGATCTCGCGGGTCAGCCGCGAGGTCAGGTCGATGTCCGAGGGCGCCAGGTCGGAGTGACCCGGCAGCAGCAGGACGTCGTCGTAGGTGAGACCGAGGGCGGCGAACTTGTCGGGGAGCTCCACCCCGACAGCCTACCGGCGCTCGGCGGCCGCGGCCGCCGCAGACCGTGTGGCCTGCGGCTCAGCCGCGCGGCCTGAGATCCCGCACCGGCACCCGGACGGTCAGCACGTCCGCGGCCATCCGGATCCGGCCGCGCATGCCGGCCGCGAGCACCATCGGCAGCACCGCCTGGTTGTCCGAGCGGGTGGTCAGCAGGATCTCGGACGCGCCCATCCGGTGCGCCAGCCGGGCCGCGTCGACCAGCAGCCGGGTGCCGATCCCCCGGCGCTGCCAGGTCGGGTCGACCCGCAGCACGACCGAGCGCACCTCGGGCTCGTCGGGCAACGGCTGCTGGACGGTCGCGAGACCGACGACGACGTCGCCGATGATCGCGGAGACCGAGTCGCCGTCGGGGACGTACTCCGGGGTCTGGCCGCCGCCCAGCCGCCGACCGGTGGTGTTCGAGCCGATCGCCGCCGACTCCTTGCTGCGCTGGAGCACGTCGCTGACCAAGTCGGCCAGCGCCGCTCCCCGGGCGTGCTCGGTCGGCGTGAAGTGGGCGGCACGCCGGACCTGCACCTCGACGTCGCCGACCGTGAACTCCATGACGTCCTGCGCCGGGCCCTCGCCGCTCGGCGGGTCGGCCTCGGCGTCGAAGAGCTGCGCGACGACCTCGGGGAACGCGGCCGGCTGCGCCAGGATCGTCCGTGCCGCCTGGACGTACCGGGTCGGCTGGTCTTTGAGCGCCGCCTCGCTGCAGGGTGCCGCGCTGACGGCGATCGCCCCGGAGGCGAGGACCAGCCGCACGATGTCGTCGCTCTCCCAGTCCTCGGGGGTGCGCAGCACGAGCTCGTCGGTCACGATGTCGATGTCGGGGAAGATCTGCAGTCCGAGGATGTTCACCCCCTCCGCCCCGCAGTGGAGGGCGAGGACGGCGAGCGCTCCGGGTCGGTCGGGCAGCGTCGTACGAACTCTCCACAGCATGGGCCCATGGTGTCCCGGGGACGTTGCGGGCCCGCAACGTCCTCGTTACCGGTGGGCGCCACTTCGGGCCGCGGGGCGTCTGAGAAGGTGTCCGCCATGCGCAGCGGCTCCCCCTTCGTCGACGCCGGCCGGCGGATCGCGGGCTGGGTCGACTCCCGGCACACCGTCGCGTTCGCGGCGCTGGCGGCCTTCCTGCTGCGCCTGCCCGGCCTGACCCGCCCGGTCCGGGCCGACGAGGCGGGCTTCCTGCTCGTGGCCCGGGCCTGGGACCCGATGCCCGACAGCGTGTACGGCGCCTACTTCGTCGACCGGCCTCCGTTGCTCATCGCGATCTTCCGGGTCTCCGACGAGATCGGCGGTCCGCTGTTCATCCGGGTCCTCGGCGCCCTCGCGTGCGCGGCCCTGGTCCTCGCCGCGGCCTGGACGGCCCGGCTGGTGGCGGGCGAGCGGTCGGCGCGCTGGACGGCGGTCTGCGTCGCCGCCCTCACCACCAACACGGTCATCGACGCCGTCGCGGTCAAGGGCGAGCTGCTCGGGCTTCCGTTCGTGATGGCCGGCTGCGCCCTCGCGCTGCTCGCCCTGCGCGAACGCTCCGTCCCGCTCGCCGTCCTCGCCGGGCTGTCGGCGGGGATCGCCCCGCACGTGAAGCAGAACCTGTTCGGCGGCCTGGTCTTCGCAGGGGTGCTGCTCCTGGTCTCGTGGGCGGTCCGAGAGATCGACTGGCGCGACTTCACCCGGCTGGCCGCGGGCGGTCTGGTAGGCGCCGCCGTACCCCTCGTGGCGACGGTGGCGTGGGCGAGGTCGGCCGGGGTGGAGCTCGACGTGCTCTGGTACGCCGTCGGCGGCTTCCGCTCGGATGCGGCCGCCGTGCTCGCGGTCGGCAGCCCGCACGCGCCGGCCCTGCGCGCCGGGATCCTGCTCACCGCCGGCCTGGTCGCCGGCATGCTGCTGGTGATCGGCGGCTTCGTCGTGCACATCCGCGAGGAGTGGGCCGACGGCAAGGCCGTCACGGCCGCGACCGCCGCCCTGCTGGTCTTCGATGCGGCCGCTCTGGTGATCGGCGGGAGCTACTGGCGCGACTACCTCTTCCCACTGCTGCCCGCGACCGCCCTGGCCGCGGCCCTGATGACGCGCCGCTCCAACCGGCGCGGGCGCACCATGCGCGCGGTGATCGTCGGCGCGGCCCTCTCGTCGGCGACCTGCCTGGTCGGCTGGGTGGTCATCAACGCCGCCGGACTGCAGGAGTTCCACGAGTACGACACGGGGGTGGCCCTGAAGGCGGCGGCCGAGCCCGGCGACCGGCTCGTGGTCTTCGGCGGACGGGCCGACCTCCAGCTGGCCAGCGGGATGAGCTCGCCGTACGCGCACCTGTGGAGCCTGCCGATGCGCACCCTCGACCCCGACCTCGACGAGCTCACCGCCCTCGTCGCCGGACCCGACGCCCCGGCCTGGGTGGTCGAGTGGGTCGACTTCGAGACCTGGAGCGAGCCCGGCGGCGCCCGGTTGCGCGCGCTCGTCGAGGAGCGGTACGCCGCCCACGGCAGCGGCTGCGACGACCGGCCCGTCTACCTGCGGCGCGACCTCACCCGGGCCCCGATCGAGCCGGACTGCGGCTGAGCCCGGGAGGTCACGTGCAACCGATCCGTTCCTGACCTCGTCGGGAAGGCATGGGACGACGAGGGACCCGGGTGGACCCCACAGCCGATGGCGAGCCCCGAGTCACAGAGGCATCGTTCCCGGACACTTCAAGGTATGAGCAACTCCCAGCAGCAGTTCACGGAGCTGTGGCACGCCGAGGCCCCGCACGTGCTGGCCTTCGCTCGGCGCCACGTCGGGGCCGAAGCCGCCCACGACGTCGTCGCGGAGACCTTCATGATCGCGTGGCGCCGTTGGGGTGACCTCCCCACTCCGCCGATCGGTTGGCTCCTGGTGACCGCCCGCAAGGTGATCCAGAACCGGGCCCGCGCGAGCCGGCGCCACCGTGCCCTGGAGGACCGGATCGCCCTGCTGGACGGGGTCGCGGCTTACGCCGCCGACTCCGCAGATGCAGTCCTCAGCCGTCGTGAGGCGCTCGAACGTCTTGCCCGGCTCGACGAGCAGCATCGTGAGGCGTTGCTGCTCATCAGCTGGGACGGGCTCACCAACGATCAGGCAGCAACGGTCCTGGGCATCAAGCCCGCAACGTTCCGACGGCGACTCAGCCGCGCTCGGGCCGCCCTGCTCGCCCAGGCAGCACCGCAAACGTCCGACCCCGAACCCCGACACATCCCAGCGCAGGAGCTGTCATGAACGCACTCGAACGACTTCGTCCCGAGACCCGTCCGATCGACGCGGAGTGGTCGGCCACCACGCTGGAGGCCATCCTCGCCAGCCACGACCCGTCGCCCGCACGCCGCGGCGGCAGGCGCCGTCGTCTCGCCCTGGTCGGTGCGGCGACCGCCGGAGTGCTCGGCCTCAGCGGCGTCGCGTACGCCGGCGGGCTGGTGCCCGCGCTCATCACCGACCACTTCGACGAGACCTCGCAGGCCAGCGTGTCCGGCATCCACGAGCTGGCCTCGTTCACGACGACCAAGAGCGGCACGCCCCGCACCTTCGAGATCTGGCGGGGCACGGACGCAGACGGGCTGAGCTGCATCGCGGTCCTGGAGGCGGCGGCCACCGGGGGGCCGGACTTCGGCGGCAACTGCGGCGACTACCCCCTGGACGCGTGGTTCAACACCACGAACGAGTCCTGGACCGGCACCGTCGACGACCCCCCGCCGCCGGCCACGTACTACGTCTACGGCGAGCCCGCCCTGGACGGCGTGACGACGGTGCGCGTGCTCGGCGACGGCTTCGACCACAGCGTCGCCGTCGACCCGAGGACGGGCGGGTACGCCGTCGCCGTCCCCGAGCTCGACCGAGGGATCAGCGGCCACTTCGCGACCGTGGAGTTCATCGACGCGCAGGGCGTGGTCCTGGGGACGAGGGACCTCAGCGAGAAGTAGTGC encodes the following:
- a CDS encoding GNAT family N-acetyltransferase; translated protein: MLWRVRTTLPDRPGALAVLALHCGAEGVNILGLQIFPDIDIVTDELVLRTPEDWESDDIVRLVLASGAIAVSAAPCSEAALKDQPTRYVQAARTILAQPAAFPEVVAQLFDAEADPPSGEGPAQDVMEFTVGDVEVQVRRAAHFTPTEHARGAALADLVSDVLQRSKESAAIGSNTTGRRLGGGQTPEYVPDGDSVSAIIGDVVVGLATVQQPLPDEPEVRSVVLRVDPTWQRRGIGTRLLVDAARLAHRMGASEILLTTRSDNQAVLPMVLAAGMRGRIRMAADVLTVRVPVRDLRPRG
- a CDS encoding sigma-70 family RNA polymerase sigma factor, with protein sequence MSNSQQQFTELWHAEAPHVLAFARRHVGAEAAHDVVAETFMIAWRRWGDLPTPPIGWLLVTARKVIQNRARASRRHRALEDRIALLDGVAAYAADSADAVLSRREALERLARLDEQHREALLLISWDGLTNDQAATVLGIKPATFRRRLSRARAALLAQAAPQTSDPEPRHIPAQELS